From Streptomyces sp. NBC_01754, a single genomic window includes:
- a CDS encoding MarR family winged helix-turn-helix transcriptional regulator, with amino-acid sequence MADAAPPPPSPGFELPLLLFAGFRSLVDRLHQDLAAHGHPDVRPAYGFALQAIGRDGASASELGRRLGVSKQAAGKTVEKLEGLGYVERAADPGDGRRKLVRLTPRGVDVLVGSAEGFDRLRAEWVRALGAERVAALEADLRAMAPGNAFRLDAEGWFAG; translated from the coding sequence ATGGCTGACGCGGCGCCCCCGCCCCCGAGCCCGGGATTCGAGCTGCCGCTGCTGCTGTTCGCGGGGTTCCGGTCGCTCGTCGACCGGCTGCACCAGGACCTCGCCGCGCACGGCCACCCCGACGTACGCCCGGCGTACGGCTTCGCGCTCCAGGCGATCGGCCGTGACGGCGCGAGCGCGAGCGAGCTGGGACGGCGGCTGGGCGTCTCCAAGCAGGCCGCCGGCAAGACCGTGGAGAAGCTGGAGGGGCTCGGTTACGTGGAGCGGGCGGCGGATCCCGGGGACGGGCGCCGCAAGCTGGTCCGGCTCACGCCCCGGGGGGTCGACGTCCTGGTCGGATCGGCCGAGGGCTTCGACCGGCTCCGTGCCGAGTGGGTGCGTGCACTCGGTGCCGAGCGGGTCGCGGCCCTGGAGGCGGACCTGCGGGCGATGGCACCGGGCAACGCCTTCCGCCTGGACGCCGAGGGCTGGTTCGCGGGCTGA